Proteins encoded by one window of Arachis ipaensis cultivar K30076 chromosome B04, Araip1.1, whole genome shotgun sequence:
- the LOC107639008 gene encoding leucine-rich repeat extensin-like protein 3 (The sequence of the model RefSeq protein was modified relative to this genomic sequence to represent the inferred CDS: added 36 bases not found in genome assembly), with the protein MATFHTKTLTLCSCFMVMALSLVNFHSLPTMAADQTLKTTTKDDVKCTPCGQVPSPPPPSPPPPSPPPATSTNNCPPPPSPPSSGSGGGGNTYYYPPPPPSQYYYQPPASTGSGGGIGGTYYSPPNYKNYPTPPPPNPIVPYFPFYYHTPPAASTAAPLPAAVYGAALFSFLVALLL; encoded by the exons atggcAACATTTCACACAAAAACATTAACACTATGTTCTTGTTTCATGGTAATGGCTTTGTCTCTCGTCAACTTTCATTCTCTTCCAACAATGGCGGCAGATCAAACCCTAAAAACCACTACCAAGGATGATGTCAAGTGCACCCCATGTGGCCAAGTCCCATCGCCGCCGCCTCCCTCTCCGCCGCCGCCGTCTCCGCCTCCGGCCACCTCAACCAACAACTGCCCTCCACCACCTTCTCCTCCATCATCCGGAAGCGGCGGCGGCGGTAACACTTACTACTACCCTCCGCCGC CCGGAAGCGGCGGAGGAATCGGCGGAACTTACTATTCTCCACCGAACTATAAAAACTACCCGACACCACCTCCGCCGAACCCAATTGTCCCTTACTTCCCGTTCTACTATCACACCCCACCGGCGGCGTCCACGGCGGCGCCACTTCCGGCGGCGGTTTACGGTGCTGCTTTGTTCTCTTTTCTCGTGGCGTTGCTTTTGTAG